The genomic window GGCGGCGGTCGTCCCCAGGCACTGCCGGCGCGTCAGGCCGGTATCCTCGATTGTCCCCCTCGCGGGCCTCGAATCGCTCATCTCGGCGCCTCCCTCGTGACAGGACCGTCTCCGCACCGCGGCCCTCTCGCCGGCCGATCGACCACGCGGTCGATCGCGGCGGGGCCTCGAGCCCGCAAGGTTCCGGTGCCGTCCGATGCGAGACGCTCGTGGCCCAGGGTTGGGCGCGACCGCAGGCGTCGCGTCGCCCGTCATCGCCAATGCAGGAAGGTAGGATCTCATCGGGGGCCACCAGGCTCACGGCGGAGCCTCATGGGACTAGGTGGTATCTTCGCTCCGTGCAAGCCCCGGCACAAGGACCTACCGCGACCATCCCGGGGGATCGCCCGGAGCCACCCATCAGTCCCGGTCGCGCGGCGGCCGTGCCAACGTCCGGCTCGGCCTCCTCGCGCCCCGATGCCGCCGCCCGGCGGCGATCGCAGCCAGGCCTTCCGAGACCGGCCAGGACGCCATGATGGTCACCCTGCCCGCATGAGCTCGAGAGGCAGACCGGTCCGTCGTATCGACCCCAAGCATGGGCGGCACATGCGGACCATGAACATTAAAGATTTTCGGCTTAATTTCATTTCACATATCGGAGACCGATGCGCAGCGGGGATCGCCGGCCCGCGCTTTGCGGCTGCTGAGGGCCGACGCTCGGGTCAGCCCGGTGCCCGAACGCTTCGGACGACGGGGCGCCCGAGGGGACGAGAACCAACACCTTGCGAGAGGAGATGCCGATGATCCGCAAACTGAGCCTGGTCGCGCTGGCGGCCGTGCTGGTCGCTCCAACGGCCCGGGCCCAAACACAGGTCCAGGCCACGGGGGCGACCGGTGCCGTGAATGACGTGCTGTTCGCCGAGGTCGCCGCGATCGGCGGCCTGGCCGAGCTCACGATCAGCGAGCTGGGTCAGACCAAGGCCACCGATCCCGAACTGAAGAAGTTCAGCTCCCGGATGATCGCGGACCACACCCGGTTGAATCAGCAGCTGATGACGCTGGCCGGCCAGAAGGGCATCGCGCTGCCCAAGACCCTGGACACGCGCTCCACGTTCTGCTCCCAGAGCCTCGCCGGGCTCTCCGGCGAGAAGTTCGACATGTGCTACGCCAAGGCCCAGGTCCAGGTGCACATGGAGTCCGTCGCCGCCTTCGAGGCCGAGGCCGAGCGCGGTCAGGATCCCGACGTGAAGGCCCTCGCCGCCAAGGCGCTCCCGGTCATCAAGGAGCACCTCCAGATGATCAAGCCGATCGCCATGAGGTATGAGAAGGACCAGAATGCCGCGGGCGCGCATGGGAACCAGGACACGCCCCGGCCCTGATCGCATCGACGCCCCGATCTCGCCCCCGGACGCCCCGGCCGCTCATGCCGGCGTGGTGCGGGGGCGAGGCCACTTCGGGGCTTCGCTTCCTTCCCTCACTTCCCCCGCCGGACCACGGCCTTCTGATCCTGCGTGCCCGGGATGAACATATCAGGCGCCTTCAGCCCGAGCGCACGCGCCATCTCGACGCAGTAATCGAGCTTGCCCATGTTCGGGTACCGGCCGTTCGAGCCGAAGCTGAACTTCGCGCCGGCCGCCTTCGCCTTCCTCAGGAATGCGAGCTTCGGCAACCTGTAGCTGGCGCTGATCTCGATCGCAACCCCACGCTTCAGGGCGGCGTCCACCACCTTGCGGATCCTCGGCTCGGTCCAGAGCCTGGCATACGACGGCAAGAGGGCGTCGGGCAGCCAGGAGGCGTTGGCGAGGATGTCGAACGGC from Aquisphaera giovannonii includes these protein-coding regions:
- a CDS encoding DUF4142 domain-containing protein, which gives rise to MIRKLSLVALAAVLVAPTARAQTQVQATGATGAVNDVLFAEVAAIGGLAELTISELGQTKATDPELKKFSSRMIADHTRLNQQLMTLAGQKGIALPKTLDTRSTFCSQSLAGLSGEKFDMCYAKAQVQVHMESVAAFEAEAERGQDPDVKALAAKALPVIKEHLQMIKPIAMRYEKDQNAAGAHGNQDTPRP